A genome region from Trachemys scripta elegans isolate TJP31775 chromosome 2, CAS_Tse_1.0, whole genome shotgun sequence includes the following:
- the LOC117872848 gene encoding small serum protein 2-like (The sequence of the model RefSeq protein was modified relative to this genomic sequence to represent the inferred CDS: added 3 bases not found in genome assembly): MKTLLCLTVLSASLAVCHGACFLVNNKVQIKEGELVFPQACLDPLDKSEHPVGATWNSRHCLRCTCEGMTMSCCTRYGGVVKAPEGCEATIDEERCEYKFHKKNDPFAPCTPF, encoded by the exons AAGACCCTGCTCTGTCTGACCGTGCTCTCTGCCAGCCTGGCTGTCTGCCACGGAGCCTGCTTTCTGGTGAACAACAAAGTGCAGATAAAAGAGG GTGAACTGGTGTTTCCGCAAGCGTGTTTGGATCCTTTAGATAAAAGTGAGCACCCAGTTGGGGCCACCTGGAATTCCCGTCACTGCCTGAGGTGCACCTGTGAGGGCATGACCATGTCATGCTGTACAAG ATATGGCGGCGTTGTGAAGGCCCCCGAAGGGTGTGAAGCAACCATTGATGAGGAGCGGTGTGAATATAAATTCCATAAGAAGAATGACCCCTTTGCGCCATGcaccccattttaa